The Candidatus Baltobacteraceae bacterium DNA window TCGTCGGGATCGTAAAGACCGCCGAATTCGGTGGTATTGGAGATCGAGATCGCGCGCGGAACCACGTGATGCGGGTCGGACGCATGGGCGACGAGCGGTTCGAGATCGGCAACGCGCAGCTTTCCGTCTGCGCTCGGTACCGCGAGAATCTTCGAGCCCGCAAATCGTTCGAGGGCGCCGCATTCATCGGTCTGAAGGTGCGAGGAGGCCGGCGTAATCACGGCCTCGTGCGGCCGCAGCAGCGAACTCAACGCCACGACGTTCGCCCCCGTACCGTTGAACGTGAAGAGTACCTCGGTCCGCGCGCCAAAGTGTTCGCGGAAGCGTGCGACGGCACGTTCGGTGAACGCATCGGCCCCGTACGAGACCGCGTCGCCGGTATTGGCCGCCAGGATCGCCTCCATAATCTCGGGCGCAACCGGCGCGTTATTATCGCTCGCAAACGTTCGCTGCATATTGCGCCAACTACCCCAAAACACCGGCGCGCGCCTCCGTACCAGGTGCGGGTCGGTGGTACTCGAAGGGGTGCTGATGCGTAGCGAGCTCTTCGGTGTCGGCGATCGCGAGCGGCTCGATCGCGCGCTCGCAGTGCGCGTCGCCGTCTTCGTCGACGAACAATGCGTGCCGCTAGCCGAAGAGATCGACGCACACGACCGGGACGACCCGGATGCGCTGCACGCCATCGTCTTTGAGGGCGAGAGCGTCATCGCCGCCGGGCGCTTTTACCCGCACGTAGACGGTGTGACCGTGCAGATCGGCCGAATGGCCGTCCTGCCGGATCGTCGCGCGAGCGGAGTCGGCCGGTTCTTACTGCACGTATTGATGGAGGCGGCAAAACAGCGCGGATACGCGCGCGCGTCGCTCTCCGCACAGACGCACGCGCGCAAGTTCTATGCGAAATCCGGCTTCACCGCCCACGGAGAACTCTTCGAAGACGCGGGAATCC harbors:
- a CDS encoding GNAT family N-acetyltransferase, with amino-acid sequence MRSELFGVGDRERLDRALAVRVAVFVDEQCVPLAEEIDAHDRDDPDALHAIVFEGESVIAAGRFYPHVDGVTVQIGRMAVLPDRRASGVGRFLLHVLMEAAKQRGYARASLSAQTHARKFYAKSGFTAHGELFEDAGIPHQEMTREL